From one Ictalurus punctatus breed USDA103 chromosome 20, Coco_2.0, whole genome shotgun sequence genomic stretch:
- the LOC108280755 gene encoding gamma-crystallin M2: MARVIFYEDKNFTGRSYECSSDCSDMSSYLSRCHSCRVEGGCWMVYDRPNFMGNQYFIKRGEYPDYMSTWGWGNNCIRSCRMIPMHRGSYRMRIYERENFMGQMMDVTDDCDSIMDRYRWSGGCHSCHVMDGHWLMYEHPHYRGKMWYFRPGEYRSFRDYGNMNFMSMRRIMDSWY, from the exons ATGGCCAGG GTCATCTTCTACGAGGACAAGAACTTCACGGGCCGCTCCTATGAGTGCAGCAGTGACTGTTCCGACATGTCCTCCTACCTGAGCCGCTGCCACTCATGCAGGGTGGAAGGCGGCTGCTGGATGGTGTACGATCGCCCCAACTTCATGGGAAACCAGTACTTCATCAAGAGGGGCGAGTACCCTGACTACATGAGCACCTGGGGCTGGGGCAACAACTGCATCAGGTCCTGCCGCATGATCCCCATG CACAGGGGCTCCTACAGAATGAGGATCTATGAGAGGGAGAACTTCATGGGTCAGATGATGGACGTGACTGACGACTGCGACTCCATCATGGATCGTTACCGCTGGTCCGGCGGTTGCCACTCGTGCCACGTGATGGACGGCCACTGGCTCATGTACGAGCATCCCCACTACAGAGGCAAGATGTGGTACTTCAGGCCCGGAGAGTACCGCAGCTTCAGGGACTACGGCAACATGAACTTCATGAGCATGAGACGCATCATGGATTCCTGGTATTAA